The genomic interval TATTTAGAAGTTAGACAGCTACTGCGATAAACAGTAATCACTATCAAAGTGATTAGACGTGATATTGTTTTTTACTTTTCCCTCAGGAGTCTCGCACATTTGAGCAATTGAATATCAAAGACCGAAATTTCAATGAGCAACTTCTCGACAAATAGTAACAAGAAAAACTGGGAAAACGTATTTGTTTCCCAGCTTTATTGACTTCATATGAATGACAACGATGATGTGCTTTATTCTGCTTCTATTAAATATATCTTTTCAGTATAGCAACGCATGCTTTCAATTTTCTTCTGTAAAAATGTATGCCACTGTTCCTGATCTGCTGGATTGATATTTTTCAATAAATGGAGCGGAACTTGTAAATTCAAACAACGCCCTGCAATGTTAAAACGCGTGACGCCCGCTGGTACAGTTTGACCTCTTTGCACAACAGCTTCAATTTCACCAATTTGAAGGGGCTGATATTTCATTAATATATCATTGCTGTCGAGACACAAACAGGCGCTATGCGGAACACGTTCAACGTTGCAATTGGCACTGTAACTGTTCACAACCTTTTTCCAAACATCAAGTTTATCTGCCGTTAAATCTGCTGCATATAAATAATGTTCCGTCTGTTGATCACACATCGTAATAAAAGGTGTTTCATCACGGACTTCTGTCGTCCACGGTAATAGTTCCTCATCCGTTAGCCCCTCGCACCAAGCGCCATTAGGGATTTTATGGTACCAGCTACCAATGGAATACTGTGTGCGCTGAATCACTTGTACCGGAATAACTTCACAGCCTAACGCTTTCAAACTCATAAATCGGTGCACACCATCAATGACCATATAGCGACCAAATAATGTTTTAACGACGAGCACAGGATGACGTAAATGCTGTTCTTTAGCAATGCTCTCTTTCGTTTTTTCTAATCGACTCGGTTCAAATGCTTCGTGGAGGTCAATCTTGTCGACTGGAATGAGTTGCAATGTGTCGTAAATCTGTTTCATGATTCTCCCTCCTTTTCACGTGACCAATATACAAATTGTGGATGAGGATGGCTCAAAAAGTCGTGATGTGAAATCGACCAACCATACGCACCGGCATACGTGAAAATGATCGCATCACCTGTAGACAGCGCCGGTATATCCACCGCTTTAGCAAACACATCTTTAGGCGTACACAATTGACCGACGAGCGTAACTGCCTGTTGTTCAATCATTCTTGGTGCGACTTTATTTGCCTGTTCAGACAGAGGTAATATTTCAAATGGATGATTATGTTGCCATGAGGCAGGAAGCCTGAAATGTTGTGTGCCCCCTTTTAAAATGGCAAACCATGCGCCATGCACACGTTTAATATCCAATACTTCGGTCACGTAATAGCCGATATGTGCCACCATGTAGCGACCACATTCAAAGTTTAAGGTCATATTTTGTAACCCTTCTTCTTTAATCAAAGCGGCCAGTTCTGTCGTGAAATACGTCCAGTCAAATTGTTCATTTAAGTCAGCGTAATTCACACCAATGCCGCCACCTACGTTCAGATGTTGCAATGTAAAGCCATGTTGTGCTGCCCATGCTTTTGCCTTTTGGAAATACAACGTCATCACTTGTAAATGCAAGGCAGCATCTAAGTTGTTAGAAATCGAATGAAAGTGAAAGCCTTCTAATTGAATACGTGGCATATTTTGCGTTGCTGCAATGACAGTGTCGACTTCTGTTTCATCAATACCAAATTGTGTCGGTTGTCCTGCCATATGTAATGTCGCAGCTGGAAAAGGTCCGGCTAAATTCACTCTAAGCAGGATAGACATGGTCGCATTTTCTTGTTCAAGCAATTCGTTTAAACGCTCTAATTCATATAAACTTTCAACATGAATGCGTCGAATCCCTTGTTGAATCGCGTATTGTAAAGATTCGTCAGTCTTTCCAGGTCCACCAAAGATAACATGTGCTGCTGTCGTATGTGCCAAAGCCTTTGCAATTTCACCTTCTGACGCGACTTCGAAGCCAGCGACATGCGGCTGAATCGCGGCTAAAATCTCAGACTCACTGTTCGCTTTCATCGCATAATACATTTCACAATTGTCAGGCAGCTGTGATGTCACGGTTTCGAGATGTTGTCGTAGCGCGTCCATATCATAAATAAAATGGCAGAGTGGGTCTTGTTGTTTGAGCTGTTTAACTAATGTATGAATCGCCGTCATGTCCCGTCACCTCTTTCAACTGTGCTAAATTGTGTTTTAAATGACGATACAGTTTCCCTCGGTCATCGCCCATGAGAAAACATTGGACGCCTTGTTGTTGCCATCGTTGAACTTGTTGGTCATCTCGCGGTAAAGCACAAAACTGTTTACCTGCAGTTGTCGTTGTCGTGTATACATGCTGAAGCGCTTGTTGAACTTGATCATGGCTCGTTTCCCAAGGGATGCCGAGCGATTGTGATAAGTCAGCCGCACCTTCAATGACCATATCCAAACCTTCTACTTGTACAATTTCATCAATCGCGCGGACCCCTTGCATATTTTCTATCATTGCGATGACACATATCGATGCGTTCGCTTCAGCCATTGCTTCTTTTAAAGGAATCTCGCCAAATCGTGCGACGCGTCCGCCATTCAAACTGCGCATACCTTCTGGATAATAACGACTTAACTTCACAATCCGTTCTGCTGTTTCGCGGTCATTCACATGTGGGACAACAATCCCTTTTGCACCCATGTCCAACACTTTAATGATGTCGCGTTCAATTGCAGCTGTAACGCGGACAATCGGAATAATATTGGATGTCTCCGCAGCACGAATCATATGTGCTAACGTTTCGTCGTTGATTGAGACATGTTCTGTATCAATAACGACAAAATCATAGCCACTTGCAGCAATGATTTCGATGACGAGTGGATCCGGAATCGAATTCATCAATCCATACTGTACTTTTCCTTCTGCTAAGTTACGTTTCAGTGACAATGGTTTCATGCTTCAGACCTCCTCAATGGATTGCGTACTTCGTGAAGACGTAATGCCACATCTTCGCGTAAACGGCGTGTCGTCAGTTTTTCCACTTGAATGGTCGGTACGAATAAATCAAAGTGACGATAATTCTCAAGGTCTGGGAATTGATGTTGATACTGTTCAATGACTGTGCGTACCATTTCCCACTGTTCTGACGCTTTTATCTCATATTGATGTGCAACAAAGTCAATGATTTCTGCAATATTAATAAAGAAAAAGGCGTCATGTAAAAAATCACGGACGAGATCTACATCTTCTGTTTCGATAAATGAGTTTTGGTTCACTTTACGATGCGCTTCAGGTGTGTCACGTAATTGCGGGTTTTGGGCACTCTCACTTAACAAGATCGGATTAAAGCGAACCCCGTCATGGAAGTCTTTCAATGCAATACGTGTCGGCCAACCCTCTTCATGAATCAACATCATATTTTGCGCGTGTGACTCAAACGCAATGCCATGGTAATACAACATATGGATCATCGGCGTCACTGCGACACTTAAAAATTGTGCCATCCACTCTTCTGCACCATATTTGGACAGCCATGCATCAATGAGTGGTCGGTTGTCAGCGTCCACTGAATATAAAGCATTAAATGGAATAGCTGACTCATGCGATGCTAAATAATGATGAATATTTTCTCGCCAAATGACACCGAGTGCACCGTAAATACGTTGTTGTTTCACCTCGGACAAGGTCGGATTGTGATATGCATGGCCTAACACTTCACCTAGAAATACTGTCTTTAAATCTTGTTGTAAATACGTATCTTTTGACTGAATACGTTTTAACCAATCCGTAATTTGTGCCGCATTTTCAATCGTGTGCGGGGCTAACACACGTTTCGTTGATGTATTCGTAATACTTATCGGTGTTTTCAAATAATATTTGTTACGATCGGTCGGTGTGAGTGTTCGAATAGACTGTTGCGGCACATACATTTCGTCACTTGTTCCGAGCCATAACATCTCTCCATGCATCCATGCTTCCGCAAATTCCACTTGAATGATATGTTCAAACTGCCACGGGTGTACCGGGATGAGCACCATCGTTTCAAGTGAATGCCCATGTTGTTGGAGTGTCTTTTCAAATGCTGCCAACGTCTCTGCACCGAGCTGGCGTTGAAGCAATGCAACTGTATCGACACTCGTGGATACCGTCGTCTCCACATAATCAGGTGCAATCGCAATCCACTGCAGTTGAAATGACGGTCGGAAATCCGGACCATAGCGGGCATTGTCGTCCAATGTAAAACCGAGACGTGATTTATAACTCGGGTGATACATATGGCCTTCTATGGCATACGCTTCATAATCATCAAATGTCGTTAATGGCATAGATGATTGCTGTGCACGATAACGTTGCGCTTGCGTATCTTTAAGTTCGGTTTGTAACAATTCGACGATAAAGTCTTCTAGTTTTTGTTCATCTTTATCAAATGTAAAACGAACCTCTCGTAACAGTTGCACATAGTCGAGAGTAACCGCTTCTTCCTCACCTGCAATACGCCAAACTGGAGAGATGAGCCTGAGTCGTTCAAAACTCTCGGACTGTTGCAGTTGCACACGATACGTCGCGGCTTCACCCTCAATATCGTACGTATCACACCCGTCATCATCGAGCGGTGTCTGTTCATAACGCACCACGTCTTCATATATGAGTGACGTTACCAACTGTTCCATGATACGTTGCCTCACTTGTTCAATCAGATGTTTCATAAATACTGTCCTCCTCCTGACTTATCGGGTTAGGAATTTTAATATAAATCGGGTCTTCACCACGTTCTTGTAATTTACTCATCAAATTCGCCTTCGCAGCAAATGTCGGATTATAACGTAAATCTTCCAAACATTGCATTAATACATCATGACCTTGTACACGTTCTTGCCACGTTTCCAATGTACGATTGACTGTTTGCCATAACATCTCTTCATCACCCGTTGCTTTTCCTAACGTAGAAACGAGATGGCCCAAATGGTTCACAATGACATAATATTTAAAACGGTGCCATGCTTCATGATGCGTATACACAACTGGACTGTCTGCACTCATTTGATGCGGAATCATCCCTTGTGCTGTGGCAATACGTTCAGAAACACAAATGCCTTCTAAATCGCGCACATAACAAATCGCTGGACGTCCATCTTTTAGCGCAATAAGTGTATTTTGGACGTGTGCTTCGAGACTAATCCCAGTGTGTGCAAATAATTCCAACATCGGCCAAATGACTTGATTTAAATACAATGTCAGCCAATCTTCACGAGATAATCCACTACGCAACCAAGCTTGACCTAATTTTGACGTCGGCTCATCTGGCATCGTTTCAAATAAGCTTGCTAAGACGTGAATTTCTTCTAATGATTCGTACTGTTCAATCCCTTCACGCACAATCATCGCACTATTGGCTAAAATATCTGTCGCAACATCATTGTCTATTTGTAATGCGCGGTAGCCTTGTTCAAACATTAGTTTAAATGTTGCCGTTTCATATTCTGGCTTAATCGCTGCTACAATTTCTGCCGCATCCAACGTTCTTTCAATTTGTTCGAAGTCATTTGTTCTCACAAAATTCGTTATTTTAACTTGAACCGGCAACTTCAAATAAATATTCAACGCTTTTACGAATACTGTTCGCACAGATGACGTCGGATAAACGACATGGCCACGTTGTCCCAAGTCTTGAATCGTGCCATTTGCAATATGTTGCTGAATCGTCGGCTGTTGTTTGAGCACTTCAATTTGATAAGGATGAACTGGCAATAAACGATATGTTGCGGTATATTCATCTTCCTCGATTTGTGCAAGTTGACGCAAAGTTTCATCAACACGTGCTTCGTAATTAGGAACATAACGTTCGACTAATAAAGCTGGATCCACCGCTAAGTAGTGCAATTGGAACGCAACATGACATTCAGGTGCATACTGTTCGATATCTTCATCAGTAAAACCTGTAGCACTTTTCGGCGTCGGATGAAAAGGATGGCCAAGATAAAGTGATTGTTCTGATGCGATATAATGATTCTGATGGGGTGGTGCATGACGTCTTGCTTGATCGAGATAACGTGTTGTTCGTGAGATACTGTTACGTATATCTTGATAAACCGCTTCTACTATCGTTGTCTCAGTCGGCGAAGTTTCATCGTACGCAATCGCTTCAAGTAAATATCGAATCGTCTCAAGTGGTGTCAGTTGCGACACATGGCCGATGCTTTCTAAGTAAACGACTGAATCATACATGTGATGACCCATCGATGAGACATAGCGCAACTTTCCACGTAACGTCAAATCATCTTTTAAAGCCACTTGCCACTGAGATGACCCTTCTCTTTTCGGACTACAGCCTTTTTCTCTAAAATAAATATTGAGTAGTCGTTCTAATGCAGCATGTTCCGCGCATTTGTTCATCTTAAAGTTTTGCACGTTGCTCTTTAACCTCCCAAAAACCCGTCAATATTGGGTTAATTTTTTGATTTTTAATATGTGACGTCCATAATAGCGTGCTACTGAATGCGAAAATAACGCCCATTAGGATAAATGTTGTCGTCGGTGCGGTATAACTCGTCACCATTGCACCACTCAAACTACCGACGATTTGCCCGACCACTAAGAAACTATTCGTTGAGCCTACAAATGTCGCTTTCAGTTGGTGATGACTCGCATTCACAACGACAAACATGACACTTTGAATGAGCGCACTATAAGTTAAACCTTGTAACACACGTGCGATACCCAACATCCACAAGTCTGTCGCCACACCTTGCCAAAGTACACTCATACCACATAAAATACTCGCAATAATATATACATTTTTGACATAAGCTTTATCATTGAAGTAACCCCAAAAAGGCGCACTCATCATCGAAGCCGTCCAAAACGCTGACTGTAAAATCCCGACTGCCGCACGATCATCAATGTGAACATGATTGACGGTGCTCACTAATGGGGCCAAAGCAGTCATCATGCCATACATCGCAAAATTCGCTAATACGCCGACGATAATGAAACGACAAGTCAGTTGGGTACACAACAAACATTTCATCGATTGTCGAACACTTTTCTTAACTAGTGGCTGTTCTGTATTCGCGTACGTATGTGTTGTTTCAATTAAGAAAAAGACACCCAGAATACTCATCAACAAAGTGATAAGACCTATCAAGAATAAGAGCGCTTGAAAACCGAGCACCGTCGCGAGCACACCGCCGATCAGTGGACCCACGAGAGAGCCGGCACTCACAGCACTTTGTAATTTACCGAGTACCGCACCACGCTCAGATTCCGGGGCTTCACCACTTGCAAATGCACTCGAAGCTTCGACGACACCGCCAAATAAACCTTGCAATAAGCGTACGAGAACAAATTGAAACGGTGTCGTACAAAAAGCCATTAATAAGAGACATAGCCCTAAGCCGAACAATGCACGCAAAACCATCCATTTTCGGCTCAGTCGGTCACCGAGCTTTCCCCATAATGGAGAAGCTAACATCGTTGTAATCGCAGGCGCCGCAATGGCAATCCCACTCCACAACTGAATTTCAAAAACGGTCAACTGTTTCAAAGACGCCATATAGATTGGAAGTAATGGAACTAAAACGGTCAGCCCCGCTATGGCCATAAACTGACCGAGCCATAGCGTTCTGAAATTACGTCGCCACGTTTGTTCTATGGTCATCTGTCCCTTTCATTGGATTTGGTACACGACCAATACTCGATGGCATACTTCCACCACCGTCACCACGCTGATGTAACAATGGCAGTAAAATGCGTTTGAATGGCCATGTTTCGTGCGTAAAAATAATGCGTTCCACTTTTTCGGACGTCCCCGGCAACCAATCTACTGTGTCGATGTGACGTTGCGTCGCTTGTCTCAACTGTGTCATCAATTCCGTTTCAGATACTTTAAATACATCGACTAAAGCATCGACAATCGCATACAAATTGACACTCACTGCTAACGTTTGAAAATAAGCAAAAAATGTTTCGATATCTTCATTCAATAGTGTGTTCGGCGTATCTTTTCTCACCGCATAATTCGGCAGTTCAAAACCTTGCGCTGTTAACCACTCAGGGAAAATGCGGACGGTATCATGATCACGCAATACAAATTCAGTCACACGCCCTTCTCGAAAAACAACTAACACATTTTGACCGTGCAGTTCAGGCAACACACCGTATTTCATCAATGAGAGTGTCATCTTTAAAAATGCATCGCTCATTTGCTCAAATAATGCAGTGATTTGTTCGGTCGTTGGATTGTCAGTCTCTAAAATGCGTTTATAGAGTGTCGGTTCATGTGCCGCGAGTGCCGCCATCGAAGTGAGGATTTGTGCATCTTTTACTGACTCAGGGTAATGACGTAACTGCATGGTGAGGTGTCCCGATTGATCTTGAAAAGTATCTTGTGCTTCATTCATGTATGACCACCACACCGTTTCGTCACACAACTTCACACGACCGTTCAATGACGTATCTTGGGCGATAATGTCACGCAATAACGCTTCTCCGGCTTCTCCATTTTTCATGTAACGTGTCGGCGTCAGTCTCAGCGCACCCAGTGATTGCATTGAAAACGGCACTTTCAGATGCGTGAATGGCGCGTCTATTGGTATCAATGTTCGCATAGATGAAGAAGAGAGATATTGTCCCATCGTCACATCAAGCAAGACGACGATATCTTGTTTGATCTCTGCACTAAATTGAATCGGTAAGACATGTTCATATTGCCAAGGATGTACCGGAAAAATGATATAGTCCGCGGTGTCATAACCTTTCTCAATCAGTGCTTGTTGACATCGAGACAAAGTGTCACCCCAAAACTGCGCGTACTGTTCGTCTGTCACGCCTTTACCTTTTATTAAGTGTGACTTTTGAATCGCAACGGTCTGAATAGCTAATGGTTGATGATATTCCGCTTGATACAGTGCATAATCTTTTGCTGACAACCCTCTTTTTTCTTTTGCGACTGGATGAAAAGGTCTGTCTTTCAAACTGGCAAGCTGTTCTGACAAGACGAATGGATGTTCTGAAGCTTTAAACCCATCATATTGTGCTGTTAACTCGGTCACAGCTGTCTCCAATCCCTCTGCAAAGCGCGCATGTGCCCACTCAGTCGCTAAATCTGCATTCATTGTGACAAATAATTCCCACAATTCATGCACTGTCAAAGGCATACACGTTTTACTTTCAATGTGAAACACTGCCTCTCCATTGAAGCGATACACATTCAGACCACTAAAATAAACCGGAATGAGCAACACAATCCCCTTTTTCTCATAACGTAAATACGCCTGTTGCTGTATCATTAATCGTTCACTCGTCGATGCAATGCCACCTAAATCTTCAAATAATAACGCATCCACAAGGTCTTGTAATATGTATTGTTGTGCACGCGTTACATTGTGTTCGTGTTCGCTTACCATATATGCCACTCCTAATAAAGACTTAATGTTGTGCCTATATTTTCAGCTTGCGCACGTTGATAAATGAAGTACGCACTCGCAATGTCTTCAATCGCCATGCCCATTGGATTCAACAAAATAATCTCATCGTCATGTTCACGTCCGACCTTCTCACCTGTCACAAGTTGTCCGAGTTCAGCGTGCAACTGCTCTCGACTAAATAGGCCGTCTTGAACAAGTTGATGTATCGTTTTCTTTTCGCGATTACTTTGTGACCAATCATCTACAACGACTTTATCTGCTTTAATGAACACTTCTTTATGCACATCCATAATCGAAATGTTGCTTACAAATGCGCCTTGACGTAACCAGTCGTATTCGATGTACGGTTGATCCGTCACTGTACATGGAATAACGACATCACCATTTTCAACTGCTTCACGTGCAGATTGGGCTTGAACCCATGTGATATCTGGTCTTTGTGCGGACCATTTTTCAATCATTTTTTGTGATGCTGCTTCAAATTGATCATATAAATAAACATTTTGTATATGATTGAACTGTTCAAGCATCGTTTGGAGCTGTTTATCACCAATCAAGCCGCAACCGATAATCGTTAAGTTTTCAAAACCTGGTCGCGCCAAGTGACGTGCCGCAATCGCTGAAACGGCTGCTGTACGCATACTACTGATTAAACTTGCTTCCATTACAGCAATCGGGTAATTCGTTTCTGGATCATTTAAAATAATGACGGCACTGGCACGTTCAATTTGACGTTTTGAAGGGTTGTCGTGTTTACTACCAATCCACTTAATTCCTGACACTGAATGATTACCACCGATATGACTTGGCATCGCAATAATGCGGTCGGCGATATGACCATTTTCAGCATCTTGACGTAAATAAGGTTTCAACGGTTGGACGAAATCTTGATTCGCATGTGCGGTTAATGCTTCTGTTAATGCATCGACATAAATTTGTGACTGTGCTCCTCCTGCTTGTTCAATGTCCGTACGATTTAAATACAATAATGGATGTTTCATATTAATAAGTCTCACTTTCTTGTTTATTTTTTAATTGCTCGAACCACTTTTCTGAATACACTAAATCTAAATAGCGATCGCCTCTATCCGGCAAAATCGTCACAATGGTGGCACCAGGCTCAACTTTTTGTGTAAGTTGTTGAATGGCACTGATAATCGCACCTGTCGAACCACCTGCAAAAATCCCTTCTTGATCCACTAATTGATGACACCCTAATGCAGACTGATAATCGTCAATATGTATCACGTCATCAATTTCAGCCGCATTCAAGATTTCTGGCACACGACTGGCACCAATACCAGGCAATTCACGATCACATGGCGTATCACCAAAAATAATCGACCCTTTCGCATCCACGGCTACAATTTGCGCATTCGGATGATGCTCTTTAATTTTGCGGCTCATTCCCATAATGCTACCTGTCGTACTTACGGGAGCAACGAAATAGTCAATCGGCTCTTTCACTGCTTCGACAATTTCTGTACCGGCACCGTGGTAATGCGCCTGCCAATTTAAATCATTCGCATATTGATTAATCCAATACGCATTTTCTGTTTCTTCTAACAATGTTTTTACACGCTGAATACGTGTCATCAAATAGCCACCATGTTCATCTGGTTCATCGACCATTTCGATATTGGCACCGTAACTTTCAATCATTTTCAAATTCGTCGGTGAAATTTTAGGATCGACCACACATGTCAGCTTTAATCCTTTAATTTTTGCAATCATCGCTAATGCAATGCCGAGATTGCCTGATGTACTTTCTATTAAATGCGTCGACGCGTTGATTTCTCCAGTCGCTAACCCACGCTCTATAATAAATTGGGCTGGACGATCCTTCATACTGCCACCCGGATTCATATATTCCAATTTCGCTAAAATACGATGTTCAGGAAATAACCGTTGCAGTTGTACGATAGGCGTCTGGCCAATACAAGATAATAACGAATCATATGTTGCTTCATTTTTAACCAAAAACGACGACCTCCTTGTATCGAATTGAGATTAAACGATTATTATTGAGAATGATTCTCATTATCGTTTATGGTGGCATTATATTGATATTCAATTTATAAGTCAAACATTTATAACTTTTGTTAAAAAGATAAAATTATTATTGACTTATGGTTTGAAATTCGACATACTTTAATTGATAATGATTCTCATTATTTTTGAAAATACCGATGATACATAGGAGGAAATTTAGTCTCATGAATAAACTTTTACAGCTACTCGTTTTACCTTTAGTCTTATTACTTGTCTTATCTGCGTGTGGCAATTCAAGTAACAAAGAAGAGTCAGGAAAGAAAGCAGATACAACAACAATTAAACACACAATGGGAACGACTGAAATCAAAGGCGAACCTAAACGTGTTGTAACTTTATATCAAGGCGCAACGGATGTCGCAGTTTCATTAGGTGTTAAACCAGTGGGCGCAGTAGAATCTTGGACACAAGCACCACAATTTGAATACCTTAGAGATGATTTGAAAGACACGAAAAATGTCGGTCAAGAACCTACGCCGAACTTAGAAGAAATCTCAAAATTAAAACCTGATCTCATCGTTGCTTCTAAAGTGAGAAACGAAAAAGTGTATGATCAATTGTCAAAAATCGCACCAACGATTACGACAGATACAGTTTATAAATTTAAAGATACAACTGAAATGATGGGGAAAGCTTTAGGGAAAGAAAGAGAAGCACAATCATTACTTAAAAAATATGACGATAAAGTCAAAACATTCCAAAAAGATGCTAAAGCAAAATACGGCGATGCATGGCCTATTTCAGCTTCTGTTGTGAACTTCCGTGCTGACCAAACACGTATTTATGCAGGTGGTTATGCTGGAGATATTTTACAAGATTTAGGATTCAAACGTCCTGAGGCACAACAAAAAGAAGTGGATAAAGGGAAAGACATTATTCAATTGACTTCAAAAGAAAGTATTCCGTTGATGGATGCTGATCAAATCTTCATTTTCAAATCAGATCCTAAAGCCGCAGATGCCGACCTTGTACAAAAAACAGAACAAGAATGGACATCCAGCACAGAATGGAAAAACTTAGACGCTGTGAAAAAAGGACATGTCGTTGATGGTGTAGACGAAATCACTTGGAACTTAGCAGGTGGTTACCAATCTTCACTTAAATTGATTGACGATTTATACGAAAAACTCGATATTAAAAAGCAATAACATAAGGAGTTACATTATGTCGCTTAAACCGATACACCACTTATTTATCGCAAGTGTATGTCTTGTCATTGTATCGTTTTTAAGCCTAATGATTGGAAACACGCTTGTATCACTGCCTCAGTTGATACAGGCGTTGTTCCACTTTGACGGCCAAAACGATATCCATACGCTTGTGACAGGTTCACGTGCTTCGCGAACAATCATCGCTCTACTTACAGGTGCCGCCCTCGCAGT from Staphylococcus sp. MI 10-1553 carries:
- a CDS encoding IucA/IucC family protein translates to MNKCAEHAALERLLNIYFREKGCSPKREGSSQWQVALKDDLTLRGKLRYVSSMGHHMYDSVVYLESIGHVSQLTPLETIRYLLEAIAYDETSPTETTIVEAVYQDIRNSISRTTRYLDQARRHAPPHQNHYIASEQSLYLGHPFHPTPKSATGFTDEDIEQYAPECHVAFQLHYLAVDPALLVERYVPNYEARVDETLRQLAQIEEDEYTATYRLLPVHPYQIEVLKQQPTIQQHIANGTIQDLGQRGHVVYPTSSVRTVFVKALNIYLKLPVQVKITNFVRTNDFEQIERTLDAAEIVAAIKPEYETATFKLMFEQGYRALQIDNDVATDILANSAMIVREGIEQYESLEEIHVLASLFETMPDEPTSKLGQAWLRSGLSREDWLTLYLNQVIWPMLELFAHTGISLEAHVQNTLIALKDGRPAICYVRDLEGICVSERIATAQGMIPHQMSADSPVVYTHHEAWHRFKYYVIVNHLGHLVSTLGKATGDEEMLWQTVNRTLETWQERVQGHDVLMQCLEDLRYNPTFAAKANLMSKLQERGEDPIYIKIPNPISQEEDSIYETSD
- the sbnI gene encoding bifunctional transcriptional regulator/O-phospho-L-serine synthase SbnI, with product MKQIYDTLQLIPVDKIDLHEAFEPSRLEKTKESIAKEQHLRHPVLVVKTLFGRYMVIDGVHRFMSLKALGCEVIPVQVIQRTQYSIGSWYHKIPNGAWCEGLTDEELLPWTTEVRDETPFITMCDQQTEHYLYAADLTADKLDVWKKVVNSYSANCNVERVPHSACLCLDSNDILMKYQPLQIGEIEAVVQRGQTVPAGVTRFNIAGRCLNLQVPLHLLKNINPADQEQWHTFLQKKIESMRCYTEKIYLIEAE
- a CDS encoding MFS transporter, whose protein sequence is MTIEQTWRRNFRTLWLGQFMAIAGLTVLVPLLPIYMASLKQLTVFEIQLWSGIAIAAPAITTMLASPLWGKLGDRLSRKWMVLRALFGLGLCLLLMAFCTTPFQFVLVRLLQGLFGGVVEASSAFASGEAPESERGAVLGKLQSAVSAGSLVGPLIGGVLATVLGFQALLFLIGLITLLMSILGVFFLIETTHTYANTEQPLVKKSVRQSMKCLLCTQLTCRFIIVGVLANFAMYGMMTALAPLVSTVNHVHIDDRAAVGILQSAFWTASMMSAPFWGYFNDKAYVKNVYIIASILCGMSVLWQGVATDLWMLGIARVLQGLTYSALIQSVMFVVVNASHHQLKATFVGSTNSFLVVGQIVGSLSGAMVTSYTAPTTTFILMGVIFAFSSTLLWTSHIKNQKINPILTGFWEVKEQRAKL
- a CDS encoding type III PLP-dependent enzyme, which translates into the protein MTAIHTLVKQLKQQDPLCHFIYDMDALRQHLETVTSQLPDNCEMYYAMKANSESEILAAIQPHVAGFEVASEGEIAKALAHTTAAHVIFGGPGKTDESLQYAIQQGIRRIHVESLYELERLNELLEQENATMSILLRVNLAGPFPAATLHMAGQPTQFGIDETEVDTVIAATQNMPRIQLEGFHFHSISNNLDAALHLQVMTLYFQKAKAWAAQHGFTLQHLNVGGGIGVNYADLNEQFDWTYFTTELAALIKEEGLQNMTLNFECGRYMVAHIGYYVTEVLDIKRVHGAWFAILKGGTQHFRLPASWQHNHPFEILPLSEQANKVAPRMIEQQAVTLVGQLCTPKDVFAKAVDIPALSTGDAIIFTYAGAYGWSISHHDFLSHPHPQFVYWSREKEGES
- the sbnF gene encoding staphyloferrin B biosynthesis protein SbnF, producing MKHLIEQVRQRIMEQLVTSLIYEDVVRYEQTPLDDDGCDTYDIEGEAATYRVQLQQSESFERLRLISPVWRIAGEEEAVTLDYVQLLREVRFTFDKDEQKLEDFIVELLQTELKDTQAQRYRAQQSSMPLTTFDDYEAYAIEGHMYHPSYKSRLGFTLDDNARYGPDFRPSFQLQWIAIAPDYVETTVSTSVDTVALLQRQLGAETLAAFEKTLQQHGHSLETMVLIPVHPWQFEHIIQVEFAEAWMHGEMLWLGTSDEMYVPQQSIRTLTPTDRNKYYLKTPISITNTSTKRVLAPHTIENAAQITDWLKRIQSKDTYLQQDLKTVFLGEVLGHAYHNPTLSEVKQQRIYGALGVIWRENIHHYLASHESAIPFNALYSVDADNRPLIDAWLSKYGAEEWMAQFLSVAVTPMIHMLYYHGIAFESHAQNMMLIHEEGWPTRIALKDFHDGVRFNPILLSESAQNPQLRDTPEAHRKVNQNSFIETEDVDLVRDFLHDAFFFINIAEIIDFVAHQYEIKASEQWEMVRTVIEQYQHQFPDLENYRHFDLFVPTIQVEKLTTRRLREDVALRLHEVRNPLRRSEA
- a CDS encoding HpcH/HpaI aldolase family protein, with product MKPLSLKRNLAEGKVQYGLMNSIPDPLVIEIIAASGYDFVVIDTEHVSINDETLAHMIRAAETSNIIPIVRVTAAIERDIIKVLDMGAKGIVVPHVNDRETAERIVKLSRYYPEGMRSLNGGRVARFGEIPLKEAMAEANASICVIAMIENMQGVRAIDEIVQVEGLDMVIEGAADLSQSLGIPWETSHDQVQQALQHVYTTTTTAGKQFCALPRDDQQVQRWQQQGVQCFLMGDDRGKLYRHLKHNLAQLKEVTGHDGDSYIS